One Roseomonas sp. OT10 DNA window includes the following coding sequences:
- a CDS encoding ABC transporter ATP-binding protein — translation MSEAPVLSVRGLEVGFATARGLARAVAGVSLELRPGERLGLVGESGSGKTTTALALMRLIRPPGRVLAGEVRLEGRDLLAASPAELRRLRGARIALVPQGAMNALNPVLTCGAQFEDLFDAHGVPRRGRRERIAALLESVGLEPAVMHRHPHELSGGMKQRVCIALAIALRPAVIVADEPTSALDVIVQKQVLRTLLRVQREIGAAVVMVGHDMGLMAQFAQRIGVMYAGRLVELGPVREIFARPRHPYTRALIESLPGFGPRGVFRGIAGVAPSLLSPPPGCPFHPRCPRAEARCLAEAPGETWLAPDHLARCHFAREAVPLAA, via the coding sequence GTGAGCGAGGCGCCCGTCCTCTCGGTGCGCGGGCTGGAGGTGGGCTTCGCCACCGCCCGCGGGCTGGCGCGCGCGGTGGCCGGGGTCTCGCTGGAGCTGCGGCCCGGCGAGCGGCTGGGGCTGGTGGGGGAGAGCGGCTCCGGCAAGACCACCACGGCGCTGGCGCTGATGCGGCTGATCCGCCCGCCCGGGCGCGTCCTGGCCGGCGAGGTGCGGCTGGAGGGGCGCGACCTGCTCGCCGCCTCGCCCGCCGAGTTGCGGCGGCTGCGCGGGGCACGGATCGCCCTGGTGCCGCAGGGGGCGATGAACGCGCTGAACCCGGTGCTGACCTGCGGCGCCCAGTTCGAGGACCTGTTCGACGCGCATGGCGTGCCCCGGCGGGGGCGGCGGGAGCGGATCGCCGCGCTGCTGGAGAGCGTGGGGCTGGAGCCGGCGGTGATGCATCGCCACCCGCACGAGCTGAGCGGCGGGATGAAGCAGCGCGTCTGCATCGCGCTGGCCATCGCGCTGCGCCCGGCGGTGATCGTGGCGGACGAGCCGACCAGCGCGCTGGACGTGATCGTGCAGAAGCAGGTGCTGCGCACGCTGCTGCGGGTGCAGCGGGAGATCGGCGCGGCGGTGGTGATGGTCGGGCACGACATGGGGCTGATGGCGCAGTTCGCCCAGCGCATCGGCGTGATGTACGCGGGCCGGCTGGTGGAGCTGGGGCCGGTGCGCGAGATCTTCGCCCGCCCGCGCCACCCCTATACCCGTGCCCTGATCGAGAGCCTGCCGGGCTTCGGCCCGCGCGGGGTGTTCCGCGGCATCGCGGGCGTCGCGCCCTCGCTGCTCTCGCCGCCGCCGGGCTGCCCCTTCCACCCGCGCTGCCCGCGCGCGGAGGCCCGCTGCCTGGCGGAGGCGCCGGGCGAGACCTGGCTGGCCCCGGACCATCTCGCCCGCTGCCATTTCGCGCGGGAGGCCGTTCCCCTTGCCGCTTGA
- a CDS encoding ABC transporter permease, which yields MSAATPLAVPRPSPLRRLLARAWRERLLVFGLGLLALLALASVAAPLVVDPALAEIGATRPRRPPGAEHWLGTDTQGRDVLAALLRALPQTLKIGLLAGLLGLGIGGVLGLLAGWFRGVTDAVIRTLADVVMTIPAIAVLVLVAVNVRSMTVWLMAVIVAGLAWMLPARAVRAQVLSLRERPWVDVARLNGAGPLRIVATELLPNLAPYLAASFVTAVSGAMLATVGLEALGLGPQNELTLGMMFYWAQYSGAILRGLWWWWVPPVVALALIFVALLAASAGMDRLANARLRVES from the coding sequence GTGAGCGCCGCCACACCGCTGGCGGTGCCACGCCCTTCGCCGCTGCGCCGGCTGCTGGCGCGGGCCTGGCGCGAGCGGCTGCTGGTCTTCGGGCTTGGCCTGCTCGCGCTGCTGGCCCTCGCCTCGGTGGCGGCGCCGCTGGTGGTCGATCCGGCGCTGGCGGAGATCGGCGCCACCCGCCCGCGCCGGCCGCCGGGCGCGGAGCATTGGCTGGGCACGGACACCCAGGGGCGCGACGTGCTCGCCGCGCTGCTGCGGGCGCTGCCGCAGACGCTGAAGATCGGGCTGCTGGCGGGGCTGCTGGGGCTGGGGATCGGCGGGGTGCTGGGGCTGCTCGCCGGCTGGTTCCGCGGCGTGACCGACGCGGTGATCCGCACCCTGGCCGACGTGGTGATGACCATCCCCGCCATCGCCGTGCTGGTGCTGGTCGCCGTCAACGTGCGCTCCATGACCGTCTGGCTGATGGCGGTGATCGTCGCGGGCCTCGCCTGGATGCTGCCGGCGCGCGCGGTGCGGGCGCAGGTGCTGTCCCTGCGCGAGCGCCCCTGGGTGGACGTGGCGCGGCTGAACGGCGCCGGGCCGCTGCGCATCGTGGCGACGGAGCTGCTGCCCAACCTCGCGCCCTACCTCGCCGCCAGCTTCGTCACCGCCGTCTCCGGCGCGATGCTGGCCACCGTGGGGCTGGAGGCGCTGGGGCTGGGGCCGCAGAACGAGCTGACGCTCGGGATGATGTTCTACTGGGCGCAGTATTCCGGGGCGATCCTGCGCGGGCTGTGGTGGTGGTGGGTGCCGCCGGTGGTGGCGCTGGCGCTGATCTTCGTGGCGCTGCTGGCCGCCTCGGCGGGGATGGACCGGCTCGCCAATGCGCGGCTGCGGGTGGAATCGTGA
- a CDS encoding ABC transporter permease, whose protein sequence is MGRYILQRLGMALLVVLLAVTINFAIPRAMPGDAVEAQLAQLSAGGGQVGDMREIAGAMRARFGLDQPLWHQYLAWVGGALRFDLGVSVVNYPQPVWEVIRDSLPWTIGLLGTATLIAFALGTLLGGAMAWPGVPGWVKALGLPLLVLSAVPYFILGVVLLAVLGLAWGLFPVAGGFPFGEVPRPDLRSLGLLLWHAALPGLSIVLASLGLWAVAMRGLLVGVLGEDHITLAEAKGLPPRRIFLAYGLRNAMLPQLTQLALKLGQLVSGAILVEVIFAYPGIGYRLYQAIHQKDVFVVQGIVLLLSVSIALAMLLLELLYPLVDPRVATGRAG, encoded by the coding sequence ATGGGCCGCTACATCCTGCAACGGCTGGGCATGGCGCTGCTGGTCGTGCTGCTCGCCGTCACCATCAACTTCGCCATCCCCCGCGCCATGCCGGGCGATGCGGTGGAGGCGCAGCTCGCGCAGCTTTCCGCCGGCGGCGGGCAGGTGGGCGACATGCGCGAGATCGCCGGGGCGATGCGCGCGCGCTTCGGGCTCGACCAGCCGCTGTGGCACCAGTACCTCGCCTGGGTCGGCGGCGCGCTGCGCTTCGACCTCGGCGTGTCGGTGGTCAACTACCCGCAGCCGGTCTGGGAGGTGATCCGGGACTCCCTGCCCTGGACGATCGGGCTGCTGGGGACGGCGACGCTGATCGCCTTCGCGCTCGGCACCCTGCTGGGCGGCGCCATGGCCTGGCCCGGGGTGCCCGGCTGGGTGAAGGCGCTGGGGCTGCCGCTGCTGGTGCTCTCCGCCGTGCCCTACTTCATCCTCGGCGTGGTGCTGCTGGCGGTGCTGGGGCTGGCCTGGGGGCTGTTCCCGGTGGCGGGCGGCTTCCCCTTCGGCGAGGTGCCGCGCCCCGACCTGCGCAGCCTGGGCCTGCTGCTGTGGCACGCGGCGTTGCCGGGGCTGTCGATCGTGCTGGCCTCGCTGGGGCTTTGGGCGGTGGCCATGCGCGGGCTGCTGGTGGGCGTGCTGGGCGAGGACCACATCACCCTGGCGGAGGCCAAGGGCCTGCCGCCGCGCCGCATCTTCCTGGCCTACGGGCTGCGCAACGCGATGCTGCCGCAGCTGACCCAGCTCGCGCTCAAGCTGGGGCAGCTCGTCTCCGGCGCGATCCTGGTCGAGGTGATCTTCGCCTATCCCGGCATCGGCTACCGGCTCTACCAGGCGATCCACCAGAAGGACGTCTTCGTGGTGCAGGGCATCGTGCTGCTGCTCTCCGTCTCCATCGCGCTCGCGATGCTGCTGCTGGAGCTGCTCTATCCGCTGGTGGACCCGCGCGTGGCCACGGGGAGGGCCGGGTGA
- a CDS encoding ABC transporter substrate-binding protein, translating to MARTGMPLESPRGTSRRSGKGRAPLPGRRLVLSLGLALGLAGPAVAPAMAQDLRPVPRNRTLITQGWDLYNQVPSPTNLSPYNGVLLHARNVLHYTVNESLAYTNHITNEIIPWQAEKLETSADFREVTVTLRPGVRWADGQPMTAEDVVFTIDTLKANAPGMVMSGPMRDWVESATATDARTVRIRLTRPNPRWAQDTLATGQTTRFVVLPKHIWAGKDAASFGFLDIAQGWPVGTGPYRVVRSDANGIVFDRLERWWAVEAGLVPALPAPERIVYRPATVEALPQLFAAGEIDMGRALQAGEFEAARARNPRLVTWATKGPVWGVSAACLNRLAFNNQAAPFDKAPVRQAIAALIDRDQIVELAWEGASPAALAPFSSFGGVQAHVRPMEAMIREATASPDRPRAERLLTEAGFRRGPDNRWRQPDGQPWQVTIMARQGAPIAPVVARQLQSFGIDTVFRPMQDAPYFDAINGGGFTAVLFDHCGSLYDPWQTLEHFHSKYAAAPGARIPNLRAMTRYANPELDALLDRMEARAPLPQDAEYQALVRDATRIVLRDMPQVVLTEEMYPVTFNTTYWTGWPSAADPYVAPFAAWDGFALVVHRLRPRS from the coding sequence ATGGCCAGGACCGGCATGCCCCTGGAATCGCCCCGCGGCACATCGCGGAGGTCGGGCAAGGGCCGCGCGCCGCTGCCCGGCCGGCGGCTGGTCCTGTCCCTCGGCCTCGCGCTCGGCCTCGCCGGGCCCGCCGTGGCCCCCGCCATGGCCCAGGACCTCCGCCCGGTGCCGCGCAACCGCACGCTGATCACCCAGGGCTGGGACCTCTACAACCAGGTGCCCTCGCCCACGAACCTCAGCCCGTACAACGGCGTGCTGCTGCACGCGCGCAACGTGCTGCACTACACGGTCAACGAATCCCTCGCCTACACCAACCACATCACCAACGAGATCATCCCCTGGCAGGCGGAGAAGCTGGAGACCAGCGCCGACTTCCGCGAGGTGACGGTCACGCTGCGCCCCGGCGTGCGCTGGGCCGACGGGCAGCCGATGACCGCCGAGGACGTGGTCTTCACCATCGACACGCTGAAGGCCAACGCGCCCGGCATGGTGATGTCCGGCCCGATGCGCGACTGGGTGGAGAGCGCCACCGCCACCGATGCGCGCACCGTCCGCATCCGCCTGACCCGTCCCAATCCGCGCTGGGCGCAGGACACGCTGGCCACCGGCCAGACCACGCGCTTCGTCGTGCTGCCGAAGCACATCTGGGCCGGGAAGGATGCGGCGAGCTTCGGCTTCCTCGACATCGCCCAGGGCTGGCCCGTCGGCACCGGCCCCTATCGCGTGGTGCGCAGCGACGCCAACGGCATCGTCTTCGACCGGCTGGAGCGCTGGTGGGCGGTGGAGGCCGGGCTGGTCCCCGCCCTGCCGGCGCCGGAGCGCATCGTCTACCGCCCCGCCACCGTCGAGGCGCTGCCGCAGCTCTTCGCCGCGGGCGAGATCGACATGGGCCGCGCCCTGCAGGCGGGCGAGTTCGAGGCCGCCCGCGCCCGCAACCCACGCCTCGTCACCTGGGCGACGAAGGGGCCGGTCTGGGGCGTCAGCGCCGCCTGCCTCAACCGCCTCGCCTTCAACAACCAGGCGGCGCCCTTCGACAAGGCACCGGTGCGCCAGGCGATCGCCGCGCTGATCGACCGCGACCAGATCGTGGAGCTGGCCTGGGAAGGCGCCTCCCCCGCGGCGCTCGCGCCCTTCTCCTCCTTCGGCGGCGTGCAGGCGCATGTCCGCCCCATGGAGGCGATGATCCGCGAGGCCACCGCCTCGCCCGACCGACCGCGCGCCGAGCGGCTGCTGACCGAGGCAGGCTTCCGGCGCGGCCCGGACAACCGCTGGCGCCAGCCGGACGGCCAGCCCTGGCAGGTGACGATCATGGCCCGCCAGGGCGCGCCCATCGCGCCGGTGGTCGCGCGCCAGCTCCAGTCCTTCGGCATCGACACGGTGTTCCGCCCGATGCAGGACGCGCCCTATTTCGACGCGATCAACGGCGGCGGCTTCACCGCCGTGCTCTTCGACCATTGCGGCAGCCTCTACGATCCGTGGCAGACGCTGGAGCACTTCCACTCCAAGTACGCCGCCGCGCCGGGGGCGCGCATCCCGAACCTGCGCGCCATGACGCGCTACGCCAACCCCGAGCTGGACGCGCTGCTGGACCGCATGGAGGCCCGCGCGCCGCTGCCGCAGGATGCGGAGTACCAGGCGCTGGTCCGCGACGCGACGCGCATCGTCCTGCGCGACATGCCCCAGGTGGTGCTGACGGAGGAGATGTACCCCGTCACCTTCAACACGACCTACTGGACCGGCTGGCCCAGCGCCGCCGACCCCTACGTCGCCCCCTTCGCCGCCTGGGACGGCTTCGCCCTGGTGGTGCACCGGCTGCGGCCGCGTTCGTGA
- a CDS encoding LacI family DNA-binding transcriptional regulator, with product MRIEDVARLAGVSAQTVSRVLRDPERVSEPVRASVRAAVAQAGYVPNLVAGSLASNRSRIVAIIVPTLANAVHAGSVEGLSDALHAARHEVLVGTTGYDRDRERAVVRAFLGRRVDGLAIAGGVLDPEAAVLLRAAAIPTVQLWELPEAPVDMAVGVRNREIGMAVARHLAGRGRRRLAVVGHAAASDTRAADRVAGFVAEAQRLGLPEPLRLQTARPSALKEAAALLEPLLRGAAPAEAVFCAGDQIAIGLLLGARRAGVAVPERLAIVGVGDSDLAALVSPALTTVRIPRYEMGFEAGRMLLRRLQGETVEPRRVDLGFELMVRESG from the coding sequence GTGCGCATCGAGGACGTGGCCCGCCTCGCCGGCGTCTCCGCCCAGACCGTCTCCCGCGTCCTGCGCGACCCCGAACGGGTGAGCGAGCCGGTGCGCGCCAGCGTCCGCGCCGCGGTCGCCCAGGCCGGCTACGTGCCCAACCTCGTCGCCGGCTCGCTGGCCTCCAACCGCAGCCGCATCGTGGCGATCATCGTCCCCACCCTGGCCAATGCCGTGCATGCCGGCTCGGTCGAGGGGCTCTCCGACGCGCTGCACGCCGCCCGGCACGAGGTGCTGGTGGGCACCACCGGCTACGACCGCGACCGCGAGCGGGCGGTGGTGCGCGCCTTCCTCGGCCGGCGGGTGGACGGGCTGGCCATCGCTGGCGGCGTGCTGGACCCGGAGGCGGCCGTGCTGCTGCGCGCGGCCGCCATCCCCACCGTCCAGCTCTGGGAACTGCCCGAGGCGCCGGTGGACATGGCCGTGGGCGTGCGGAACCGCGAGATCGGCATGGCGGTGGCGCGGCACCTGGCCGGGCGGGGGCGGCGGCGCCTGGCGGTGGTGGGGCATGCCGCCGCCTCGGACACCCGGGCCGCCGACCGCGTCGCCGGCTTCGTGGCGGAGGCGCAGCGCCTCGGCCTGCCCGAGCCGCTGCGGCTGCAGACCGCGCGCCCCTCCGCCCTGAAGGAGGCGGCGGCGCTGCTGGAGCCGCTGCTGCGCGGGGCCGCGCCGGCCGAGGCGGTGTTCTGCGCCGGCGACCAGATCGCCATCGGCCTGCTGCTGGGCGCGCGCCGCGCCGGGGTGGCGGTGCCGGAGCGGCTGGCCATCGTGGGCGTGGGCGACAGCGACCTCGCCGCCCTGGTCTCCCCCGCGCTGACCACGGTGCGCATCCCGCGCTACGAGATGGGCTTCGAGGCCGGGCGGATGCTGCTGCGCCGCCTGCAAGGCGAGACGGTGGAACCCCGCCGGGTGGATCTCGGCTTCGAGCTGATGGTGCGGGAGTCCGGCTGA
- a CDS encoding enolase C-terminal domain-like protein, which produces MLTIARVEAFAIRSDLVGGPGTTAPRRPAWTAAAEVAGPMSRHPRFKRLRAAWRPSWPGVGCLVTASDGSWGFGVSRYGAPVIETVNGHLGPLLVGEPALATERLWDMMGRAASPYGPAGLGTYAISAIDLALWDLKGKVLGQPVWSLIGGPSRPRIPCYATGNDTDWHMELGFRATKLACPHGPADGLEGLEANEALVARTRELVGPRVELMLDCWMAFDLDYAVRLAGRLRPYGLRWIEDCLLPDDLDGQAALRRRLPWMGLATGEHWYTPAPFAQAAAGRWVDVFQPDIGWAGGMTGLLRIAAIADAAGIPVIPHAGMNTPYGQHFGLAVPGSPMGEFFLGTPPGVPLAETRLFPGMAVPRDGWLEPSDAPGFGLGATPDDIAAMRP; this is translated from the coding sequence GTGCTGACCATCGCGCGGGTCGAGGCCTTCGCCATCCGCAGCGACCTCGTCGGCGGACCCGGCACCACGGCGCCGCGCCGCCCGGCCTGGACGGCGGCGGCGGAGGTCGCCGGCCCGATGTCCCGCCACCCCCGCTTCAAGCGGCTGCGCGCCGCCTGGCGGCCCTCCTGGCCCGGGGTGGGCTGCCTGGTCACGGCCAGCGACGGCAGCTGGGGCTTCGGCGTCAGCCGCTACGGCGCGCCGGTGATCGAGACGGTCAACGGCCATCTCGGCCCGCTCCTGGTCGGGGAGCCGGCGCTGGCCACGGAGCGGCTGTGGGACATGATGGGCCGCGCCGCCTCGCCCTATGGCCCGGCCGGGCTCGGCACCTATGCGATCAGCGCCATCGACCTCGCCCTGTGGGACCTGAAGGGCAAGGTGCTGGGCCAGCCGGTCTGGAGCCTGATCGGCGGCCCGTCGCGCCCGCGCATCCCCTGCTACGCCACCGGCAACGACACCGACTGGCACATGGAGCTGGGCTTCCGCGCCACCAAGCTGGCCTGCCCGCACGGCCCGGCCGACGGCCTGGAGGGGCTGGAGGCGAACGAGGCGCTGGTGGCCCGCACGCGGGAGCTGGTCGGGCCGCGGGTGGAGCTGATGCTCGACTGCTGGATGGCCTTCGACCTGGACTACGCCGTGCGGCTGGCCGGGCGGCTGCGCCCCTACGGGCTGCGCTGGATCGAGGACTGCCTGCTGCCCGACGACCTCGACGGCCAGGCCGCGCTGCGCCGCCGCCTGCCCTGGATGGGCCTCGCCACGGGCGAGCACTGGTACACCCCCGCCCCCTTCGCCCAGGCGGCGGCGGGGCGCTGGGTAGACGTGTTCCAGCCGGATATCGGCTGGGCCGGGGGGATGACGGGGCTGCTGCGCATCGCGGCCATCGCCGATGCCGCGGGCATTCCGGTGATCCCGCATGCGGGGATGAACACGCCCTACGGGCAGCATTTCGGCCTTGCCGTGCCGGGCTCGCCGATGGGCGAGTTCTTCCTCGGCACGCCGCCCGGGGTGCCGCTGGCCGAGACGCGGCTCTTCCCCGGCATGGCGGTGCCGCGGGACGGCTGGCTGGAGCCGAGCGACGCGCCCGGCTTCGGGCTGGGCGCCACGCCGGACGACATCGCCGCGATGCGCCCCTGA
- a CDS encoding Bug family tripartite tricarboxylate transporter substrate binding protein, with protein sequence MQATHRRGILAAAAAGVLGGLAPPAARPAGAQGAGWPTGPVRIVVPAPPGAFNDALARLVADQLTPALGQPCVVENRAGAGGSLGTREVAQARPDGQTLGIANTATLAINPALYPNAGYDPLKDLAPLAVCARIMTVLVVSPKLGVNSVQELLALAKARPGRLDYASAGSGGSTHLAFELLKLRAGVDITHVPYRGAAPVVTALLAGDIPIAFEGVPNLLPHLQSGALKALAVTGSARDPALPEVPTLQEAGVPGYEMYVWFGFVAPAGVAAPVRERLSREILRIVTAPDTAERIRRQGVEVWARGPDEFAALIRSEQAKFAEVVRVAGIRVE encoded by the coding sequence ATGCAGGCCACCCATCGACGCGGCATCCTCGCCGCCGCTGCTGCCGGGGTCCTGGGCGGCCTGGCGCCGCCGGCCGCGCGGCCCGCCGGGGCCCAGGGCGCCGGCTGGCCCACCGGCCCCGTGCGCATCGTCGTGCCGGCGCCGCCCGGCGCCTTCAACGACGCGCTGGCGCGGCTGGTGGCGGACCAGCTCACCCCCGCGCTCGGCCAGCCCTGCGTGGTGGAGAACCGCGCCGGCGCCGGCGGCTCGCTCGGCACGCGGGAGGTGGCGCAGGCGCGGCCGGACGGGCAGACGCTGGGCATCGCCAACACCGCGACCCTGGCGATCAACCCGGCACTCTACCCCAATGCCGGCTACGACCCGCTGAAGGACCTCGCGCCGCTGGCCGTCTGCGCGCGCATCATGACGGTGCTGGTGGTCTCGCCGAAGCTGGGCGTGAACTCCGTGCAGGAGCTGCTGGCCCTGGCGAAGGCGCGGCCGGGCCGGCTCGACTATGCCAGCGCCGGCAGCGGCGGCAGCACGCACCTCGCCTTCGAGCTGCTGAAGCTGCGCGCCGGGGTGGACATCACCCATGTCCCCTATCGCGGCGCCGCGCCGGTGGTGACCGCCCTGCTGGCCGGCGACATCCCCATCGCCTTCGAGGGCGTGCCGAACCTGCTGCCGCACCTGCAATCCGGCGCGCTGAAGGCCCTGGCCGTCACCGGCTCCGCCCGCGACCCGGCGCTGCCGGAGGTGCCGACGCTGCAGGAGGCGGGCGTGCCGGGCTATGAGATGTACGTCTGGTTCGGCTTCGTCGCCCCCGCCGGTGTCGCCGCCCCGGTGCGCGAGCGCCTGTCGCGCGAGATCCTGCGCATCGTCACCGCGCCCGACACGGCCGAGCGCATCCGCCGCCAGGGCGTCGAGGTCTGGGCCCGCGGGCCGGACGAGTTCGCCGCCCTGATCCGCAGCGAGCAGGCCAAGTTCGCCGAGGTGGTGCGGGTCGCCGGCATCCGCGTGGAGTAG
- a CDS encoding TetR/AcrR family transcriptional regulator produces MDTPVIPRGTRAAATRQRILDAALAEFAEKGLAGARVDEIAARAGANKRMLYAYFGSKEELWLTVLERAYAAKREEERALEVADLPPAEAMARLVRFNLRYTARHPEFVALLNQENVHRAAYLGRSEAVQALYSPLLESVRQVLARGAEAGVFRRDADPLQTYVTLVALGHFFVANRFTLSTIFRTDLSAEAALAAREAHCVEVVLGYLRP; encoded by the coding sequence ATGGACACCCCCGTCATCCCCCGCGGCACGCGCGCCGCCGCCACCCGCCAGCGCATCCTGGACGCCGCCCTGGCCGAATTCGCCGAGAAGGGCCTGGCCGGGGCGCGGGTGGACGAGATCGCCGCCCGGGCCGGCGCCAACAAGCGGATGCTCTACGCCTATTTCGGCTCCAAGGAGGAGCTGTGGCTGACGGTGCTGGAGCGCGCCTATGCCGCCAAGCGGGAGGAGGAGCGCGCCCTGGAGGTGGCCGACCTGCCGCCGGCGGAGGCCATGGCGCGGCTGGTGCGCTTCAACCTGCGCTACACGGCGCGGCACCCGGAATTCGTCGCCCTGCTGAACCAGGAAAACGTCCACCGCGCCGCCTATCTCGGCCGGTCGGAGGCGGTGCAGGCGCTCTACTCGCCGCTGCTGGAATCCGTGCGCCAGGTGCTGGCGCGCGGGGCGGAGGCAGGGGTGTTCCGGCGCGATGCCGACCCCTTGCAGACCTACGTGACCCTGGTGGCGCTGGGGCATTTCTTCGTCGCCAACCGCTTCACCCTCTCCACCATCTTCCGCACCGACCTCTCGGCCGAGGCGGCGCTGGCGGCGCGGGAGGCGCACTGCGTGGAGGTGGTGCTGGGCTATCTTCGCCCTTGA
- a CDS encoding Gfo/Idh/MocA family protein produces MAQRRIGLIMHGVTGRMGMNQHLIRSIAAIRKDGGVALANGDRLMPDPILVGRDRERLEALARAHGVERVGTDLDAALANPDDEIFFDAGTTQMRAGLIRRAIAAGKHVYTEKPTADNLEDALDVARLAKQAGIKNGAVQDKLFLPGLLKLKMAIDSGFFGRILSVRGEFGYWVFEGDLQPTQRPSWNYKKAEGGGIILDMLCHWRYVLDNLFGETKAVSCLGATHIPERRDERGRPYRADADDAAYATFELEGGIVAQINSSWTTRVRRDDLVTFHVDGTHGSAVAGLMQCRTQARVNTPKPVWSPDTPQTIDFFAGWEEIPDTQPYPNGFRAQWELFLRHVAGDLPEFQWNLLAAAKGVQLAEAGLRSWAERRWIDLPTLEV; encoded by the coding sequence ATGGCGCAGCGCCGCATCGGCCTGATCATGCACGGCGTGACGGGCCGGATGGGGATGAACCAGCATCTCATCCGCTCCATCGCGGCGATCCGGAAGGATGGCGGGGTGGCGCTGGCCAATGGCGACCGGCTGATGCCCGACCCGATCCTGGTCGGCCGCGACCGCGAGAGGCTGGAGGCGCTGGCCCGGGCGCACGGGGTGGAGCGGGTCGGCACCGACCTGGACGCGGCGCTGGCCAACCCGGACGACGAGATCTTCTTCGACGCCGGCACCACGCAGATGCGCGCGGGGCTGATCCGCCGCGCCATTGCCGCGGGCAAGCACGTCTATACGGAGAAGCCGACCGCCGACAATCTGGAGGACGCGCTGGACGTGGCGCGGCTGGCCAAGCAGGCGGGCATCAAGAACGGCGCGGTGCAGGACAAGCTGTTCCTGCCCGGGCTGCTGAAGCTGAAGATGGCGATCGACAGCGGCTTCTTCGGCCGCATCCTCTCCGTGCGCGGCGAGTTCGGCTACTGGGTCTTCGAGGGCGACCTGCAGCCGACCCAGCGGCCGAGCTGGAACTACAAGAAGGCGGAGGGCGGCGGCATCATCCTCGATATGCTCTGCCACTGGCGCTACGTGCTGGACAACCTGTTCGGCGAGACCAAGGCCGTCTCCTGCCTCGGCGCCACCCACATCCCCGAGCGGCGCGACGAGCGCGGCCGGCCCTATCGCGCCGATGCGGACGACGCGGCCTATGCCACCTTCGAGCTGGAGGGCGGCATCGTCGCGCAGATCAACTCCTCCTGGACGACGCGGGTGCGGCGCGACGACCTCGTGACCTTCCACGTCGACGGCACGCACGGCTCCGCCGTGGCGGGGCTGATGCAGTGCCGCACGCAGGCGCGGGTGAACACGCCCAAGCCCGTCTGGAGCCCGGACACGCCGCAGACCATCGACTTCTTCGCCGGATGGGAGGAGATTCCCGACACCCAGCCCTATCCCAACGGCTTCCGGGCGCAGTGGGAGCTGTTCCTGCGCCACGTCGCGGGCGACCTGCCGGAGTTCCAGTGGAACCTGCTGGCGGCGGCGAAGGGCGTGCAGCTCGCCGAGGCGGGGCTGCGATCCTGGGCCGAGCGGCGCTGGATCGACCTGCCGACGCTGGAGGTCTGA